The following proteins are encoded in a genomic region of Salinicoccus sp. RF5:
- the secY gene encoding preprotein translocase subunit SecY: MLGTLSNFFRIKEIRSKILFTLAMLVIFKIGTYIPVPGVDPSVFDMGAGQQGVLDLMNTFGGGALMNFSILAMGIMPYITASIVVQLLQMDVVPKFAEWAKQGEVGRRKLSQFTRYFTIILAFIQSLGMSFAFNQMFEGMLLDNSNIGSYLLIALVLTTGTAFLMWLGEQITTHGVGNGISIIIFAGILSVLPSAIIQLYQQKFVGADDTTMAVLQMVGLIIMLILITAFAVFILQAVRKIPVQYAKRQRTSSQLAPQSTFLPLKVNPAGVIPVIFAMAFFMLPQTLTLFFPDANWAQTIARFADPSDWIGMIFYVALIIAFTYFYSFVQVNPEKMADNLKKQGSYVPGIRPGRNTQDYITSVLYRLVFVGSLFLAGISILPLLITKFMDLPQAIQIGGTSLLIVIGVALETMKQLEAQANQREYRGFRKRR, encoded by the coding sequence ATGCTCGGCACGTTATCCAATTTCTTTAGAATTAAAGAAATCCGCAGTAAAATTCTTTTTACTTTGGCAATGCTCGTCATTTTCAAGATCGGCACATATATACCGGTTCCAGGTGTGGATCCGAGTGTGTTCGACATGGGGGCAGGCCAACAGGGCGTGCTGGATCTTATGAACACCTTCGGTGGTGGCGCACTGATGAACTTCTCCATTCTTGCCATGGGCATCATGCCCTACATTACAGCATCAATCGTGGTGCAGCTCCTGCAGATGGATGTTGTACCGAAGTTTGCTGAATGGGCAAAGCAGGGTGAAGTCGGAAGACGCAAGCTCAGTCAATTTACACGGTATTTCACGATCATACTTGCGTTCATACAATCGTTGGGAATGTCCTTTGCTTTCAACCAGATGTTCGAAGGTATGCTCCTGGATAATAGTAATATTGGCTCCTACCTGCTCATTGCACTCGTGCTCACAACAGGAACAGCCTTCCTGATGTGGCTGGGAGAACAGATTACGACACATGGTGTCGGAAATGGTATCTCAATCATCATCTTTGCAGGTATACTCAGCGTTCTGCCAAGCGCAATCATTCAGCTCTACCAGCAGAAATTCGTCGGTGCAGATGATACGACGATGGCAGTGCTGCAGATGGTTGGACTCATCATCATGCTCATACTGATTACAGCCTTTGCTGTATTCATACTGCAGGCTGTGCGTAAAATTCCGGTACAATATGCCAAACGTCAACGAACTTCATCACAATTGGCACCACAATCGACATTCCTGCCGCTCAAGGTCAACCCGGCAGGGGTAATTCCGGTCATCTTTGCGATGGCATTTTTCATGCTCCCGCAGACGCTGACACTATTCTTCCCTGATGCCAACTGGGCCCAGACGATCGCAAGATTCGCTGATCCGTCCGATTGGATAGGAATGATCTTTTATGTTGCCCTGATCATTGCATTTACGTACTTCTATTCATTTGTCCAGGTCAATCCTGAAAAGATGGCAGACAACCTTAAGAAGCAGGGAAGTTACGTACCTGGCATCCGTCCGGGTAGGAACACCCAAGACTACATTACGTCTGTATTATATAGGCTCGTATTTGTAGGCTCACTCTTCCTGGCCGGCATTTCCATCCTGCCACTTCTTATTACGAAGTTCATGGATCTGCCGCAAGCGATTCAAATTGGAGGTACGAGTCTTCTGATTGTCATTGGTGTTGCACTTGAAACCATGAAACAGTTGGAAGCACAAGCAAACCAAAGAGAATACCGCGGTTTTAGAAAGCGTAGGTAG
- the truA gene encoding tRNA pseudouridine(38-40) synthase TruA encodes MRYLVRTSYNGAGFNGFQYQMEGRTVQGEIEKILQRMHKVPVRIHPAGRTDSGVHAREQYFHFDTDLNIPEPKWQHALNSAMPGDIAIHEVRRISPDYHIRHHSAGKAYRYRIYQGEIRDPFERGLKTYYPYKLDEEKMREAMQHFVGTHDFTSFSSAKSPIENKVRHIYRFDLIKTENGYDFLIIGSGFLYNMVRILVAYVLEVGQGRWEASRTPQIIEARDRTLVPKTAPPEGLYLERVFLDETSRNEALEKYNLIH; translated from the coding sequence ATGCGTTATCTAGTAAGAACAAGCTATAATGGTGCCGGATTCAACGGTTTCCAGTACCAGATGGAGGGGCGTACAGTCCAGGGGGAGATAGAAAAGATACTTCAGCGGATGCATAAGGTCCCCGTCAGAATCCACCCTGCAGGACGTACCGACAGCGGGGTCCATGCACGGGAGCAGTATTTCCATTTCGATACGGATCTGAACATCCCTGAACCGAAATGGCAGCATGCATTGAACAGTGCAATGCCAGGGGACATAGCGATCCACGAAGTCAGACGGATCAGTCCGGACTATCATATACGCCATCATTCGGCCGGCAAGGCCTATCGGTACCGGATCTATCAGGGGGAAATCCGGGATCCTTTCGAAAGAGGCCTGAAGACCTATTATCCGTATAAGTTGGATGAAGAAAAGATGCGGGAGGCGATGCAGCATTTCGTCGGCACCCATGACTTCACAAGCTTCTCCAGTGCAAAGTCGCCGATCGAAAACAAGGTGCGCCACATCTATCGTTTCGACCTGATAAAGACGGAGAACGGCTATGACTTCCTGATCATCGGTTCCGGATTCCTCTACAACATGGTCAGAATCCTCGTCGCCTATGTGCTTGAGGTCGGCCAGGGCCGGTGGGAAGCTTCCCGCACACCTCAGATCATAGAGGCAAGGGACAGGACACTCGTGCCCAAGACGGCTCCACCAGAAGGCCTTTACCTGGAACGTGTATTCCTCGATGAAACATCACGGAATGAGGCATTGGAAAAATATAATTTAATCCACTGA
- a CDS encoding arylamine N-acetyltransferase, translating into MIEEMDRFLGHPSGRLDDYISSYMKRVPFENIDVQNEVPVSVELDNLSEKIITRGRGGFCYEMNTLFRYYLNEKGYEAYNVAATVKNPDGWTREGSHMSTLVKADALYVADVGFGDLPVKAMPIRPIGQEITIDDVNGRYRAVEVNDGFEVQKENAGVFETLYKGYFEPRRPEDFNDNMDYNQHHPDSIFTRHLIITMPKSYGRVSMTENNLTITMDGEKEKLEVTRGNYQKYLNEYFGLDVKIDRLEKDS; encoded by the coding sequence ATGATTGAGGAGATGGATCGTTTTTTGGGCCATCCATCCGGCAGACTGGATGATTATATCTCGAGTTATATGAAACGGGTGCCTTTTGAGAATATAGATGTGCAGAATGAAGTACCTGTTTCAGTGGAACTGGACAATCTATCCGAGAAGATAATCACACGGGGCCGAGGGGGATTCTGTTATGAGATGAACACTTTATTCAGATATTACCTAAATGAAAAGGGATATGAGGCATATAATGTTGCTGCCACTGTGAAAAATCCAGATGGATGGACACGGGAAGGCAGTCATATGTCGACATTGGTGAAGGCGGACGCACTGTATGTCGCTGATGTCGGATTTGGCGACCTGCCCGTGAAAGCCATGCCGATTCGTCCAATTGGTCAGGAAATCACAATCGATGATGTGAATGGCCGGTACCGTGCAGTTGAAGTAAACGATGGGTTTGAAGTCCAGAAAGAAAATGCAGGTGTTTTTGAAACACTGTATAAAGGATATTTCGAACCGCGTAGGCCAGAGGACTTCAACGACAATATGGACTATAATCAACACCATCCGGATTCAATCTTTACGAGGCATCTGATAATCACGATGCCGAAGAGCTATGGCCGTGTATCGATGACGGAGAACAATCTCACGATCACGATGGATGGCGAGAAAGAAAAGCTTGAAGTGACTAGAGGCAACTATCAAAAATATTTAAATGAATATTTCGGCTTGGACGTTAAAATAGACAGGTTGGAAAAGGATTCATAA
- a CDS encoding YaiI/YqxD family protein yields the protein MKVVVDADACPVKDIIIKETGDRQVPVVLVSSLSHYSTQELPEHVRAVYVEAGPDAADFKVVQLVAADDMVVTQDYGLASLLLPKGCTVLHHKGFEYDARNIDHLLETRYMGSMIRKGGGRTKGPKPFSKDDKEAFLKLFRQKIGSTVDKG from the coding sequence ATGAAAGTGGTTGTTGATGCGGATGCATGTCCGGTGAAGGATATCATCATAAAAGAAACAGGGGACAGACAGGTGCCGGTCGTATTGGTGTCGAGTCTGTCGCACTATTCCACCCAGGAATTGCCCGAGCATGTCCGGGCTGTGTATGTGGAAGCGGGTCCGGATGCTGCGGACTTTAAAGTGGTGCAGCTCGTAGCAGCGGATGATATGGTGGTGACCCAGGACTACGGGCTTGCTTCCCTGCTTCTGCCGAAGGGGTGCACAGTACTCCATCATAAAGGATTTGAATATGACGCCAGGAATATCGATCATCTGCTTGAGACGCGTTATATGGGCAGCATGATCCGCAAAGGCGGCGGGAGGACGAAAGGGCCGAAGCCATTCTCCAAGGATGACAAGGAAGCTTTCCTCAAGCTGTTCCGCCAGAAGATCGGGAGTACAGTGGATAAAGGATAG
- a CDS encoding energy-coupling factor transporter ATPase, whose translation MRITFKNMTSIYHQNTPFEHLALNDISTTFEEGVYYGIIGHTGSGKSTMIQTMNGLLLPNRGEVRVGDILLKRKSKQKDIHRVKKHVGMVFQFPEHQLFEETVLKDVMFGPKNMGMDETVAQEKAEYYLDLLNIDASLFQSSPFDLSGGQMRKVAIAGILAMEPEVLILDEPTAGLDPKSHIETMALFKRVHQEMGITVILVTHDMDDVFEYTDYVKVLSSGHLVREGRTLDLLTDEALLGRFALEPPDIVRLVHDLEDKGVVFDSMPRNVEHFTELYREWRAGYAQ comes from the coding sequence ATGAGGATCACATTCAAGAATATGACGAGCATCTATCACCAGAACACCCCCTTTGAACATCTTGCACTGAACGACATCAGTACAACCTTCGAGGAAGGTGTATACTATGGCATCATCGGCCATACGGGCAGCGGCAAATCGACGATGATCCAGACGATGAATGGCCTGCTCCTTCCAAATAGGGGGGAGGTGCGTGTCGGTGATATTCTGCTGAAGAGGAAGTCGAAGCAGAAGGATATCCACCGGGTAAAAAAGCATGTGGGCATGGTATTCCAGTTTCCTGAGCATCAGCTTTTCGAAGAAACGGTACTCAAAGATGTCATGTTTGGACCGAAGAACATGGGAATGGATGAAACTGTAGCACAGGAGAAAGCAGAATATTATCTGGATCTGCTGAACATTGATGCGTCCCTGTTCCAATCATCGCCTTTCGATCTGTCAGGCGGACAGATGCGCAAGGTAGCCATCGCGGGCATACTCGCCATGGAACCGGAAGTACTCATTCTGGATGAACCGACGGCAGGGCTGGATCCGAAAAGTCATATTGAGACGATGGCGCTTTTTAAGCGGGTCCACCAGGAGATGGGCATCACCGTCATCCTTGTTACACACGATATGGACGATGTCTTCGAGTATACCGACTATGTAAAGGTACTGAGCAGCGGCCATCTTGTGAGGGAAGGCAGAACCCTCGACCTGCTCACTGATGAAGCATTGCTTGGACGTTTTGCACTCGAACCGCCGGACATCGTCAGGCTGGTCCATGACCTGGAAGACAAAGGTGTCGTCTTCGACAGCATGCCAAGGAATGTCGAGCATTTCACCGAACTCTATAGGGAATGGAGGGCGGGCTATGCTCAGTAA
- the rpsK gene encoding 30S ribosomal protein S11, which produces MARRQQTRKRKVKKNIDSGIAHIRSTFNNTIVTITDDFGNALSWSSAGALGFRGSKKSTPFAAQMASETASKAAMEHGLKTVEVTVKGPGAGRESAIRALQSAGLEITAIKDVTPVPHNGCRPPKRRRV; this is translated from the coding sequence ATGGCTCGTAGACAACAAACACGTAAACGTAAAGTGAAAAAGAATATTGACTCCGGTATCGCGCATATCCGTTCAACATTCAACAACACAATTGTAACTATCACTGACGATTTTGGTAACGCACTGTCATGGTCATCAGCAGGTGCACTTGGTTTCAGAGGTTCTAAGAAATCTACACCATTCGCTGCACAGATGGCTTCAGAAACAGCTTCCAAAGCGGCAATGGAACACGGACTCAAAACTGTCGAAGTTACAGTAAAAGGTCCAGGGGCAGGTCGTGAATCAGCAATCCGCGCACTCCAATCTGCAGGTCTTGAAATTACAGCAATCAAAGATGTCACTCCTGTACCACACAATGGCTGCCGTCCGCCTAAACGTCGCCGTGTATAA
- a CDS encoding DUF4385 domain-containing protein: MAFDYDLDFDNIDFREQPELYRVGRGEQGVLMVEPYKSEILPHWRFKTPEIARESSDKIYQMYLDYKEEDDFVGMDMARKFLQMGYTRSRRYANYKGGRKYDKNGEVNERDIDEEKAESAAIFEEKWKTVREDEDYLKLKKAHQKKYG, translated from the coding sequence ATGGCTTTCGACTACGATTTGGATTTTGACAACATCGATTTTCGTGAACAGCCTGAACTCTACAGAGTGGGAAGAGGCGAGCAGGGTGTGCTGATGGTGGAACCCTATAAAAGTGAAATACTCCCGCACTGGCGCTTCAAGACACCTGAGATTGCCCGGGAATCCTCGGATAAGATCTATCAGATGTATCTGGACTATAAGGAAGAGGACGACTTTGTAGGGATGGACATGGCGAGGAAATTCCTCCAGATGGGATATACGCGCTCCCGCCGTTATGCCAATTATAAAGGTGGAAGGAAGTACGACAAGAACGGTGAAGTGAACGAACGGGATATTGATGAGGAGAAGGCGGAATCGGCTGCGATCTTTGAAGAGAAATGGAAGACGGTGCGGGAGGATGAAGATTACCTCAAGCTGAAGAAGGCGCATCAGAAGAAGTACGGATGA
- a CDS encoding energy-coupling factor transporter ATPase has translation MIGLEDITYSYRTGEYRALDHISLTFRRGEWVSIIGHNGSGKSTLVKILMGILNDYEGTITVDGEVLDDENRAELRKKFAIVFQNPDNQFVGATVEDDVAFGLENNGIEREEMVRRTEEALKAVNMLEFRDHEPSRLSGGQKQRVAIAGALAMTPEVLILDEATSMIDPEGRQEVLDILRTIHHQGKTTLVFITHDLSEIEESDHAVIMKDGRVISEGTVEEIYQDTDALVASRLVLPFHMKLSRQLLDGSFMSYDELVERL, from the coding sequence ATGATTGGTCTTGAAGATATAACCTATAGTTATCGGACAGGTGAATATAGAGCTTTGGATCATATCTCCCTGACCTTTCGGCGTGGGGAATGGGTCTCCATCATCGGACATAACGGCTCTGGCAAGAGTACACTCGTCAAAATACTCATGGGTATACTGAATGACTATGAAGGCACCATCACTGTCGATGGAGAAGTGCTGGATGATGAAAACCGTGCAGAACTGAGGAAGAAGTTTGCCATCGTCTTCCAGAACCCCGACAACCAGTTTGTCGGTGCGACGGTTGAAGATGATGTGGCCTTCGGCCTTGAGAACAATGGCATCGAGAGGGAAGAGATGGTAAGGCGCACCGAGGAGGCGCTCAAGGCGGTCAATATGCTTGAATTCCGCGACCATGAGCCCTCCAGGCTGTCGGGGGGACAGAAGCAGCGTGTAGCCATCGCAGGGGCTTTGGCAATGACACCTGAAGTGCTCATTCTGGATGAAGCGACTTCCATGATAGATCCGGAAGGCAGGCAGGAGGTCCTCGATATACTGAGAACCATCCACCATCAGGGAAAGACAACGCTCGTCTTCATCACACATGACCTGTCAGAGATTGAAGAGAGCGACCATGCCGTCATCATGAAGGATGGTCGTGTCATCAGTGAAGGTACGGTGGAGGAGATATATCAGGACACGGATGCGCTGGTGGCCAGCCGTCTGGTGCTGCCTTTCCATATGAAGCTGTCCAGGCAGCTCCTTGACGGTTCTTTCATGTCATACGATGAATTGGTGGAACGCCTATGA
- a CDS encoding adenylate kinase — translation MNIILMGLPGAGKGTQASKIIKKYPIPHISTGDMFRLAIKNGTELGKEAKSYMDKGELVPDEVTIGIVKERLSQSDAKDGFLLDGFPRTVEQAEALNGIMKELGTKIDKTIYVEVTEEELMNRLTGRRICEVCGTTYHLVFNPPKQEGVCDLDGGKLYQREDDNPETVANRLEVNIQQTTPMLDFYEDQGVLVKVDGSQDIDEVFSDVDAILQNI, via the coding sequence ATGAATATTATATTGATGGGACTACCTGGTGCAGGTAAAGGCACACAGGCATCCAAGATTATAAAGAAATACCCGATCCCTCATATTTCAACTGGCGACATGTTCCGTCTTGCCATCAAGAATGGCACGGAACTCGGCAAGGAAGCCAAATCCTATATGGATAAAGGTGAACTTGTCCCAGATGAAGTGACAATCGGCATCGTCAAGGAACGCTTGAGCCAAAGTGATGCGAAAGATGGCTTCCTATTGGATGGTTTCCCACGCACTGTGGAGCAGGCGGAAGCACTGAACGGCATCATGAAGGAACTTGGAACAAAGATCGATAAAACGATCTATGTTGAAGTTACAGAAGAAGAACTGATGAATCGTCTGACTGGCCGCCGCATCTGTGAAGTCTGCGGCACTACCTATCATCTTGTGTTTAACCCACCGAAGCAGGAGGGCGTTTGTGATCTTGATGGCGGTAAGTTGTATCAGAGGGAAGATGACAACCCTGAAACAGTTGCAAATCGTCTGGAAGTAAACATCCAGCAGACAACACCGATGCTTGACTTCTATGAAGATCAGGGAGTGCTTGTCAAAGTGGACGGTTCCCAGGACATTGATGAAGTGTTCAGCGATGTTGATGCGATTCTGCAAAATATATAA
- a CDS encoding energy-coupling factor transporter transmembrane protein EcfT: MLSKMLLGRYIPGSSIIHQLDPRAKILAVVLFMAIVFFANHWTGYTLLIVFITVLTKTAGLSIRFLFNGLKLILILLLFTFFMHLFFTKGGTVLVDAGFFTIESEGVVRGIYITIRLAMLVLITTILTLTTSPLQLTDAIERIAKPLKVFRVPVHEIALMMSISLRFIPTLMDETEKIIKAQSARGSTFMTGNLMSRLQALTPIFIPLFISSFKRAEEMAIAMEVRGYQGEEGRTHYRVLNWQWKDTFALILMIIFGIILWMIRQ, encoded by the coding sequence ATGCTCAGTAAAATGCTGCTTGGCAGATATATACCGGGGTCCAGCATCATCCACCAGCTGGATCCACGTGCAAAGATACTGGCGGTCGTCCTTTTCATGGCCATTGTATTCTTTGCCAACCACTGGACCGGCTACACACTGCTGATCGTCTTCATCACTGTACTGACCAAGACTGCAGGACTGTCCATCCGCTTCCTCTTCAATGGATTGAAGCTGATACTCATACTGCTGCTGTTCACGTTCTTCATGCACCTCTTCTTCACCAAGGGGGGGACTGTGCTTGTAGATGCCGGCTTCTTCACAATAGAATCGGAAGGTGTCGTGCGGGGTATCTACATTACCATACGGCTCGCAATGCTTGTCCTGATTACGACGATACTGACGCTGACCACAAGCCCGCTGCAGCTGACGGATGCGATTGAACGCATCGCGAAGCCACTGAAGGTCTTCAGGGTGCCCGTGCATGAAATTGCGCTGATGATGTCCATCAGCCTCCGGTTCATTCCGACACTGATGGATGAGACGGAGAAGATCATCAAGGCCCAGAGTGCCAGGGGATCGACATTCATGACCGGAAACCTGATGTCCAGACTGCAGGCACTGACACCAATCTTCATCCCACTTTTCATTTCATCCTTCAAAAGGGCGGAGGAGATGGCCATTGCCATGGAAGTGAGAGGGTATCAGGGAGAGGAAGGCAGAACACACTACCGTGTGCTCAACTGGCAGTGGAAGGACACTTTCGCACTGATTCTTATGATCATATTCGGCATCATCCTGTGGATGATCAGACAGTAA
- the rpmJ gene encoding 50S ribosomal protein L36: MKVRPSVKPICEKCKVIRRNGKVMVICENPKHKQKQG; encoded by the coding sequence ATGAAAGTAAGACCATCAGTCAAGCCGATCTGTGAAAAATGCAAAGTCATCCGCAGAAACGGCAAAGTAATGGTAATCTGTGAAAACCCTAAGCACAAACAGAAGCAAGGCTAA
- the infA gene encoding translation initiation factor IF-1, producing the protein MSKQDVIELEGTVLDTLPNAMFKVELENGHEILAHVSGKIRMNYIRILPGDKVTVEMSPYDLTRGRITYRFK; encoded by the coding sequence ATGAGTAAACAAGATGTTATCGAGCTGGAAGGCACAGTGCTTGACACATTGCCGAATGCTATGTTCAAAGTGGAACTTGAAAATGGGCATGAGATTCTCGCCCATGTTTCAGGGAAAATCCGTATGAACTATATACGTATTCTTCCTGGCGATAAAGTAACAGTCGAAATGTCACCATATGATCTAACACGTGGCAGAATCACTTATCGTTTTAAATAA
- the rpsM gene encoding 30S ribosomal protein S13, which translates to MARIAGVDVPREKRVVISLTYIYGIGSSRAAEILEKAGVSESTRVRDLTEDELNKIREVVDTYKIEGDLRREQNLNIKRLMEIASYRGIRHRRGLPVRGQHTKNNARTRKGPVKTVANKKK; encoded by the coding sequence ATGGCTCGTATTGCAGGAGTAGACGTACCACGTGAAAAACGTGTCGTAATCTCTCTCACTTATATTTACGGTATCGGCAGCTCAAGAGCGGCAGAAATCCTTGAAAAAGCAGGTGTATCTGAAAGTACACGTGTAAGGGATCTTACTGAAGACGAACTGAACAAAATCCGTGAAGTCGTCGACACGTACAAGATTGAAGGTGACCTCCGTCGTGAGCAGAACCTTAATATCAAGCGTCTGATGGAGATTGCTTCCTACAGGGGAATCCGTCACCGTCGTGGACTGCCAGTTCGTGGACAGCATACCAAAAACAATGCCCGTACACGTAAAGGTCCAGTTAAAACAGTTGCGAACAAGAAGAAATAA
- a CDS encoding DNA-directed RNA polymerase subunit alpha — translation MIEIEKPRIETVEVSEDSKFGKFVVEPLERGYGTTLGNSLRRILLSSLPGAAVKTIEIENVLHEFSTIENVVEDVTTIITNIKKLALKIYSEDEKVLEIDFSGEGIVTAGDITHDSDVEILNRDLKIATVSNGGQLKIRMIANRGRGYTLAEGNNKSDMSIGVIPVDSIYTPIERVNYTVENTRVGQKTNFDKLTLDVWTDGSISPQEGISLAAKIMTEHLNIFVGLTDEAQNAEIMIEKEEDQKEKVLEMSIEELDLSVRSYNCLKRAGINSVQELTDKSEADMMKVRNLGRKSLEEVKFKLEDLGLGLRKED, via the coding sequence ATGATAGAAATCGAAAAACCTAGAATTGAAACAGTCGAAGTATCGGAAGATTCTAAGTTTGGTAAGTTTGTTGTTGAACCTCTGGAAAGAGGATATGGAACAACACTTGGAAACTCCTTGCGTCGCATTCTTTTATCATCATTACCTGGTGCGGCAGTCAAAACGATAGAAATAGAAAATGTACTGCATGAATTTTCTACAATTGAAAATGTTGTGGAAGATGTTACAACAATCATCACAAACATCAAAAAGCTTGCACTCAAGATCTATTCCGAAGATGAAAAAGTTCTGGAAATCGACTTCAGTGGTGAAGGCATCGTCACAGCCGGCGACATCACCCACGACAGCGACGTTGAGATTTTGAACCGCGACCTGAAGATTGCAACAGTATCCAATGGTGGTCAGTTGAAGATCCGCATGATCGCAAATCGTGGCAGAGGTTATACCCTTGCAGAGGGCAATAACAAGAGTGATATGTCAATCGGTGTGATTCCGGTGGATTCGATCTATACACCAATCGAACGTGTCAACTATACAGTTGAAAACACGCGTGTTGGCCAGAAGACGAATTTCGACAAACTCACCCTGGATGTATGGACAGATGGTTCCATCTCCCCGCAGGAAGGCATTTCCCTTGCTGCCAAAATCATGACAGAGCACCTGAACATCTTCGTCGGTCTGACTGATGAAGCTCAGAATGCAGAAATCATGATCGAGAAAGAAGAGGACCAGAAAGAGAAAGTGCTTGAAATGTCCATCGAGGAACTCGACCTGTCAGTACGTTCATACAACTGTCTGAAGCGTGCAGGCATCAACTCAGTACAGGAACTGACTGATAAGAGTGAAGCAGACATGATGAAGGTAAGGAATCTGGGACGCAAGTCTCTTGAAGAAGTTAAGTTTAAACTTGAGGACCTCGGTCTGGGGCTCCGTAAAGAAGACTGA
- the rplM gene encoding 50S ribosomal protein L13, which produces MRQTFMANEANIERKWYVVDAEGQTLGRLSSEVASILRGKNKPTYTPHVDTGDNVIIINAEKIQMTGNKEQDKMYYRHTGHPGGIRSISAGELKRKNPVRLLENSIKGMLPKNRLGRAQGKKLHVYAGSEHKHEAQKPENYELRG; this is translated from the coding sequence ATGCGTCAAACATTTATGGCAAACGAAGCCAATATTGAACGTAAATGGTATGTTGTCGACGCAGAAGGACAGACACTTGGTCGTCTTTCTTCTGAAGTTGCATCAATACTTCGCGGCAAGAACAAACCGACTTATACACCACACGTTGATACAGGTGATAACGTAATCATCATCAATGCTGAAAAGATCCAAATGACCGGCAACAAAGAACAGGACAAAATGTACTACAGACACACTGGCCACCCAGGTGGAATCAGATCCATCTCAGCTGGTGAACTGAAAAGGAAGAACCCTGTCCGTCTGTTGGAGAACTCCATCAAAGGCATGCTTCCAAAGAACAGACTCGGTCGCGCACAAGGCAAGAAACTTCATGTATACGCTGGAAGCGAACACAAGCATGAAGCACAAAAACCAGAAAACTACGAACTTCGCGGTTAA
- the rplQ gene encoding 50S ribosomal protein L17 — MGYRKLGRTSDQRKAMLRDLATSLIVSERITTTEQRAKELRRVVDKLVTLGKRGDLASRRRAGQTVRNVEIANEDGTTQYALQKLFDDIAPRFEDRQGGYTSIKKLGERRGDGAELVIIEFVQGTAATEEA, encoded by the coding sequence ATGGGCTACAGAAAACTAGGACGCACGTCCGACCAAAGAAAAGCGATGCTCCGTGATCTGGCAACATCCCTCATCGTGAGCGAACGCATTACAACAACTGAACAGAGAGCGAAGGAACTTCGCAGAGTGGTAGACAAACTGGTTACACTTGGCAAGCGTGGAGACCTCGCGTCTAGACGTCGTGCAGGACAGACAGTACGCAATGTCGAAATCGCAAATGAAGATGGTACTACACAGTACGCACTTCAAAAGCTTTTTGATGATATTGCACCACGTTTTGAGGACCGCCAGGGCGGCTACACAAGCATCAAGAAGCTTGGTGAACGCCGTGGAGACGGTGCTGAACTCGTAATCATCGAATTCGTACAAGGCACTGCTGCGACTGAAGAAGCGTAA
- the rpsI gene encoding 30S ribosomal protein S9 translates to MAKVEYTGTGRRKNAVARVRLVPGEGNVTVNGRDMRDYLPFESLILDLNQPFAVTETQGNYDVLVNVKGGGFTGQAQAIRHGIARALLEADPENRGVLKRAGLLTRDPRMKERKKYGLKKARRSPQFSKR, encoded by the coding sequence TTGGCTAAAGTAGAATATACAGGAACAGGTCGTCGTAAAAATGCAGTAGCGCGTGTACGTCTCGTACCAGGTGAAGGCAATGTTACAGTCAACGGACGTGACATGAGGGACTATCTCCCATTCGAAAGTCTCATCCTTGACTTGAATCAGCCATTCGCAGTTACAGAAACACAAGGTAACTACGATGTACTGGTAAACGTTAAAGGTGGCGGCTTCACAGGACAAGCTCAGGCAATCCGTCATGGTATCGCAAGAGCACTTCTGGAAGCAGATCCGGAAAACCGTGGCGTGCTTAAGAGAGCTGGACTCCTTACACGTGACCCACGTATGAAAGAACGTAAGAAATACGGACTCAAGAAAGCCCGTCGTTCTCCACAGTTCTCAAAACGTTAA